A single Hippocampus zosterae strain Florida chromosome 1, ASM2543408v3, whole genome shotgun sequence DNA region contains:
- the LOC127589063 gene encoding B-cell receptor CD22-like isoform X3, with translation MKEIWVILVVISGVLCGDWGVTFKDQCALEGTTVVVSCQYDYPFPHFVTSVRWVPGQWQFGRWVWDISRSIPPHFEYVGTYWGDCSLKINNVKHTDEGYYLFRFETSLNRWMSKNALHLSVKDLTAVVEPNTVTEGQSVSLTCRSECGTPRHVWYRDGKVIPQPVFQASRKDSGKYYCAVAGQEKIKSASAALNVQYAPSNVVLSMTPPADIINGSSVTLSCRGDANPPIPPSSYSLYKGKQLISSGPSHTISLLQPSHSGLYHCQASNNISVRGVTFVKSTELNLDVQYLPSVADGNSVNVMCSGRANPANHSYVWYKWTSSSSLLQVGSGQLLLLSSMETPHTGIYLCQASSQLEVINSTKILLAMEEQPSYGHLSVPILGGLGGCIFAILIVALLFLRKKQRKTEKKCVTAGLHHQLSYFCSLTTHRRQLCGA, from the exons ATGAAGGAAATCTGGGTTATTCTGGTGGTCATTTCAG GTGTATTGTGTGGAGATTGGGGAGTGACATTCAAGGATCAATGTGCTTTGGAAGGGACGACGGTAGTTGTGAGTTGCCAGTATGACTACCCTTTTCCTCACTTTGTGACATCAGTTCGCTGGGTTCCAGGTCAATGGCAGTTTGGCAGGTGGGTCTGGGACATATCCAGGTCCATCCCACCCCACTTTGAATACGTGGGCACCTACTGGGGAGACTGCAGTCTGAAGATCAATAACGTCAAACATACCGATGAAGGATACTATCTCTTTCGTTTTGAGACGTCGCTGAACAGATGGATGAGCAAAAATGCACTTCATTTGTCAGTAAAAG ACCTGACTGCTGTTGTGGAGCCAAACACAGTGACAGAAGGCCAATCTGTCAGCCTGACGTGCAGGAGCGAGTGTGGCACACCGAGGCATGTTTGGTACCGAGATGGGAAAGTGATACCACAGCCGGTCTTCCAGGCCAGCAGGAAAGATTCTGGGAAGTACTACTGTGCTGTCGCCGGGCAAGAGAAGATCAAATCGGCCTCTGCGGCTTTAAATGTTCAAT ATGCTCCAAGCAACGTTGTGTTGTCAATGACACCACCGGCAGACATCATAAATGGAAGCTCTGTGACTCTCAGCTGCAGAGGTGATGCCAACCCACCCATTCCACCAAGTAGCTACAGCCTGTATAAGGGCAAGCAATTGATAAGTTCCGGACCAAGTCACACCATCTCTCTTCTTCAGCCCAGCCACAGTGGACTGTATCACTGTCAGGCCTCAAACAATATCAGCGTGAGGGGCGTCACATTTGTGAAATCGACTGAGCTCAATCTGGATGTGCAGT ATCTGCCAAGTGTTGCTGATGGCAATAGTGTCAATGTGATGTGCAGCGGCAGAGCCAACCCTGCCAACCACAGCTATGTGTGGTACAAGTGGACGAGCTCCAGCTCCCTGCTCCAAGTGGGCTCGGGACAACTTCTGTTACTTTCCTCCATGGAAACGCCCCACACTGGAATCTACCTCTGCCAGGCCTCGAGCCAACTTGAAGTCATCAACTCGACGAAAATCCTTCTCGCAATGGAGGAACAGCCTTCTTATG GTCACCTGTCTGTCCCAATACTTGGTGGACTTGGAGGCTGTATTTTTGCTATACTTATTGTAGCTCTTCTTTTCCTCCG GAAGAAACAGAGGAA